One window from the genome of Cucumis melo cultivar AY chromosome 12, USDA_Cmelo_AY_1.0, whole genome shotgun sequence encodes:
- the LOC103497072 gene encoding uncharacterized protein LOC103497072, which yields MKLLPSPSCSSSSSFSSSTFDAHVCNPRAAAATPSCLSGILRRILCSGSLPTHPTDHITEETSSVKSDDKVLHAKDLNVVKSTNETKATAGIVARLMGLDSMPEMKQNHNSLLRSQSMNSVEHLYKYLDNKHQQVRSTKSFREVPTFLELENEDYFILSFEGERKSKEFKPKVRNSRAFKQRKEDEDKCKHRGSNKTEQSYVRKTKKKIFDPEEAKQFVLIDLKEKKKSRKRVSRNKPTSRISTKDRHGRKPTRKVESECSSDELSPVSVLDSSEFLRDQEEPTQLTGDTASNSPINPRRKLSTEHEIPQNPSRDDDDLIVNGGKIAKTKGIDNGIQRERYEEEICMITEMELGESNWKYSKICEEHQEFEAGGIIEGLDSYILEGLIEEFVEQQMYDLIFI from the exons ATGAAGTTGTTGCCTTCTccttcttgttcttcttcttcttccttctcctcTTCTACTTTTGATGCTCATGTCTGCAACCCCAGAGCTGCAGCAGCTACACCCAGCTGTCTTTCGGGTATTCTCCGCCGAATTCTCTGCTCCGGTAGTCTTCCAACGCACCCAACTGATCACATCACAGAAGAAACTAGCTCAGTGAAGTCTGATGACAAGGTTCTTCATGCCAAGGATTTGAATGTCGTCAAATCAACAAACGAGACAAAAGCAACTGCTGGAATTGTGGCCAGACTAATGGGTTTGGATTCCATGCCAGAAATGAAGCAGAATCATAATTCGCTATTGAGGAGCCAATCTATGAACTCTGTGGAGCATCTCTACAAATACTTAGACAACAAACATCAACAGGTTAGATCAACGAAGTCATTTAGAGAGGTACCGACCTTTCTTGAGCTTGAAAATGAAGACTACTTCATCCTTAGCTTtgaaggagaaagaaaaagtaaagaATTCAAACCAAAAGTAAGAAACAGTAGAGCATTCAAGCAAAGAAAGGAAGATGAAGACAAATGTAAACACAGGGGAAGCAACAAAACAGAACAGTCCTATGTGAGAAAGACAAAGAAGAAGATATTCGATCCAGAAGAAGCCAAACAGTTCGTCTTAATcgatttgaaagaaaagaagaaatcaagAAAGAGAGTCTCAAGAAATAAACCCACCTCCAGAATTTCAACGAAGGACCGCCATGGAAGAAAACCAACAAGAAAAGTAGAATCAGAGTGTAGCTCCGATGAATTAAGCCCAGTTTCAGTTCTCGACAGCAGTGAATTCCTACGAGATCAAGAAGAACCAACCCAATTAACAG GAGATACCGCTTCGAATTCCCCCATAAACCCAAGAAGGAAATTATCAACGGAGCACGAAATTCCTCAGAACCCATCTCGAGACGACGACGATTTGATCGTCAACGGAGGAAAAATCGCGAAGACAAAAGGGATTGATAATGGGATCCAACGGGAAAGATATGAAGAAGAGATTTGTATGATAACTGAGATGGAATTAGGAGAATCGAATTGGAAATACAGTAAAATTTGTGAAGAACATCAAGAATTTGAAGCTGGAGGTATAATTGAAGGTCTTGATTCGTATATTCTTGAAGGATTGATAGAGGAATTTGTAGAACAACAAATGTATGATTTGATCTTCATCTAA
- the LOC103497075 gene encoding protein SMAX1-LIKE 6 — protein MPTPVSAARQCLTDEAARALDDAVSVARRRCHAQTTSLHAVSALLSLPSSTLRDACSRARSCAYLPRLQFRALDLSVGVSLDRLPSSKPTEEPPVSNSLMAAIKRSQANQRRHPESFHLHQIHNQQQTPSILKVELKYFILSILDDPIVSRVFGEAGFRSCDIKLAIMHPPLTHHASRFPRSARCPPIFLCNLTDSDLGHRNFPFPFSGGYGNGDDDANTRRIGEILVRKTGRNPLLIGVYAADALRSFTDCVQRCKTESLPMEISGLKVICIEKEISEFVSGNGSKETMRSKFEEIFGMVQQCSGPGIVVNYGELSGFFTEEEEDEEEEVHNGMSFVVSQLTDLLKLYNGKVWLIGAVGTYRMHEKFLAKFSTIEKDWDLHLLPITSKPMVDVFGAKSSFMGSFVPFGGFFPSQSNFPSQLSSPNQSFTRCHQCTDKFEQEVAAIWKPGSSTVLGHHSESSLHMPPTELDAKCKEFDMYKTRDDRSAMSDKVIGLQKKWNDICRLHQRQLFPKLDTSHTMHGVSFESPRFALDHERSGEEPSSVTGDRFVIGHPCLSRDLQNNLNTKQARQISEISDSHTDNFQSNIVTRASPGEAESLRIFSNPVVPKGHLHSDKPLPSSFISVTTDLGLGTLYASAGENKRKIVDLESQKVCIQHLTGSNKTEYSRPSNNNPGKSSGFSDLSAGQGLDMREFKSLWNALNEKVSWQGRATTSIVETILRCRTGGGRRRSSNSRGDIWLTFLGPDMMGKRKISFALAELVFGSRENLISVDFGSQDRDRRPNSLFDCQGLNGYDERFRGQTVVDYIAGELRKKPSSVVLLENVDKADVRAKSCLSQAIATGKFLDSHGRQFTINNTIFLTTLTNKIKKTSNLDSEEQTEFSEERILAARNCQMQITVQGFTCDVSKCNNTNVRITSAPRGSSNLPIFKKRKLDDEFTELKKASSSSMSFLDLNLPVEEVEDESNDGDCDSDSASEGSEAWVDEFLEQVDEKIMFKPYNFDEAAEKLVKEINLQFRRVFGSEVVLEIDYKIVVQILAAKWVSEKKNAMEEWLELVLHRSFVEAEHKYQMGCGSVIKLVCKEDCVMEDQAAGIFLPAKIKLN, from the exons ATGCCGACGCCGGTGAGCGCTGCGAGGCAATGCTTGACGgacgaggcggccagagctttAGACGACGCCGTTTCTGTCGCCCGCCGTCGCTGCCACGCTCAAACTACTTCCCTTCACGCTGTCTCTGCTTTATTATCTTTACCTTCGTCCACCCTTCGTGATGCCTGTTCACGCGCCCGCAGCTGCGCGTACCTTCCACGTCTTCAGTTCCGAGCACTCGACTTGTCCGTCGGCGTATCTCTCGACCGTCTCCCTTCCTCTAAACCCACTGAAGAACCGCCGGTTTCTAATTCTCTTATGGCTGCCATTAAACGATCTCAAGCTAATCAACGGCGGCACCCGGAAAGCTTCCATCTCCATCAGATTCATAATCAGCAACAAACCCCTTCGATTTTGAAGGTTGAGcttaagtattttattttatcgaTTCTTGATGATCCGATTGTGAGTAGGGTTTTTGGTGAAGCTGGGTTTCGAAGCTGCGATATTAAATTAGCGATAATGCATCCTCCTTTGACTCACCATGCTTCTCGATTCCCTCGTTCTGCTCGTTGCCCTCCCATTTTCCTCTGCAATCTCACCGATTCCGATCTTGGTCACCGGaatttccctttccctttctctGGTGGGTATGGTAACGGCGACGACGATGCAAATACTAGACGAATCGGTGAAATTCTGGTGAGAAAAACAGGGAGAAATCCATTGTTGATTGGTGTTTATGCTGCTGATGCTCTCCGGAGCTTCACGGATTGTGTTCAGAGATGCAAAACAGAGAGTCTTCCAATGGAAATTTCTGGATTGAAAGTAATTTGTATAGAGAAGGAAATATCTGAGTTTGTGAGTGGAAATGGGAGTAAAGAGACAATGAGATCGAAGTTTGAGGAAATTTTTGGGATGGTTCAGCAATGTTCAGGGCCAGGTATTGTTGTGAATTATGGAGAATTGAGTGGTTTCTTcactgaagaagaagaagatgaagaagaagaagttcataaTGGAATGAGTTTTGTAGTATCTCAACTCACTGATTTGTTGAAGCTTTACAATGGAAAAGTATGGCTAATTGGAGCTGTTGGAACTTATAGAATGCATGAGAAGTTTCTTGCTAAGTTTTCTACCATTGAAAAGGATTgggatcttcatcttcttcccaTAACTTCCAAGCCTATGGTAGATGTTTTTGGAGCCAAATCTAG CTTCATGGGATCTTTTGTTCCATTTGGTGGATTTTTTCCTTCGCAATCTAATTTCCCAAGTCAGTTAAGCAGCCCGAATCAATCGTTTACTCGCTGTCATCAATGCACCGATAAATTCGAGCAAGAAGTTGCTGCTATATGGAAGCCAGGATCTAGTACCGTCCTTGGTCATCACTCCGAAAGTTCCTTACATATGCCACCGACTGAGCTTGATGCTAAATGCAAGGAATTTGATATGTATAAG ACCAGAGACGATAGAAGTGCAATGAGTGATAAGGTAATTGGCTTACAAAAGAAGTGGAACGATATCTGTCGTCTTCATCAAAGACAACTGTTTCCTAAACTTGACACTTCCCATACCATGCATGGGGTGTCGTTTGAGTCGCCTCGATTTGCTTTAGATCATGAAAGAAGTGGTGAAGAACCATCATCTGTAACTGGAGATAGATTTGTAATTGGCCATCCTTGCTTATCTAGAGACTTGCAAAACAATTTAAACACAAAGCAGGCCAGGCAGATATCGGAGATTTCCGATTCTCATACCGATAATTTCCAATCGAATATTGTAACTAGAGCATCTCCAGGTGAAGCCGAGAGTCTTCGGATTTTCTCGAACCCTGTTGTTCCAAAAGGGCATCTTCACTCTGATAAACCATTACCCTCATCCTTTATCTCCGTCACCACTGATTTGGGATTGGGGACATTGTATGCATCTGCCGGTGAGAACAAGAGAAAAATTGTAGACTTAGAAAGTCAAAAAGTTTGCATTCAACACTTAACTGGCTCGAATAAAACCGAATATAGTAGGCCAAGCAACAATAATCCGGGCAAATCCTCCGGTTTCTCTGATCTGAGTGCTGGACAGGGGCTCGATATGAGAGAATTTAAATCACTCTGGAATGCTCTGAATGAAAAGGTTAGCTGGCAAGGTAGAGCCACAACTTCTATTGTCGAAACCATTCTTCGTTGTCGAACTGGTGGTGGAAGACGTCGTAGCTCGAATTCCAGGGGAGATATTTGGCTAACGTTCCTTGGACCGGACATGATGGGAAAGCGGAAAATTTCCTTTGCACTTGCTGAGTTGGTGTTTGGAAGCAGAGAGAATCTAATCTCAGTTGATTTTGGCTCACAGGACAGGGATCGGCGACCCAACTCGCTCTTCGACTGCCAAGGGTTAAATGGTTACGACGAGAGGTTCCGAGGACAAACTGTTGTTGATTATATTGCTGGGGAGTTGAGGAAGAAACCGTCCTCAGTTGTACTTTTAGAGAATGTAGACAAGGCCGACGTTCGGGCTAAGAGTTGCTTGTCCCAGGCAATTGCAACCGGTAAGTTTCTAGATTCACATGGGAGACAATTTACGATCAATAATACAATCTTTTTGACGACGTTGACAAACAAGATTaagaaaacttcaaatctaGATAGTGAAGAACAGACCGAATTTTCCGAGGAGAGAATACTTGCAGCTAGAAATTGTCAAATGCAAATAACAGTACAAGGTTTTACCTGTGATGTAAGTAAATGCAACAACACGAATGTGAGGATTACGTCTGCCCCTCGAGGAAGCTCAAACCTCCCAATATTCAAAAAGAGGAAACTGGACGACGAATTCACCGAGCTGAAGAAggcatcatcatcatcaatgtCCTTCCTGGACTTAAATCTCCCAGTAGAAGAAGTTGAAGATGAATCAAACGACGGTGATTGTGATAGCGACTCGGCATCAGAAGGTTCAGAAGCGTGGGTAGATGAATTCCTCGAACAAGTAGACGAAAAGATCATGTTTAAACCATACAATTTTGACGAAGCAGCAGAAAAACTAGTGAAAGAAATCAACTTGCAGTTCAGAAGGGTGTTTGGAAGTGAGGTCGTACTCGAGATAGACTACAAAATCGTAGTCCAAATCCTTGCTGCAAAGTGGGTATCAGAGAAGAAAAATGCGATGGAAGAATGGTTGGAGTTGGTTCTTCATAGAAGCTTTGTAGAAGCAGAACACAAATACCAAATGGGGTGTGGTTCTGTGATAAAACTTGTGTGTAAAGAAGATTGTGTAATGGAAGATCAAGCAGCTGGGATTTTTCTTCCTGCTAAAATCAAATTGAATTGA